Below is a genomic region from Poecilia reticulata strain Guanapo unplaced genomic scaffold, Guppy_female_1.0+MT scaffold_590, whole genome shotgun sequence.
aaaaatggagCAACATGTCTCGAGACCAGAACACAAGTAAAAATTATCCGTATAGCAGAAGTACGAGTGTGGATGCCAAAAAGCCTCCTACCACTGTCACACAGAAGTCTTGCATTTCACCGAAACCCTCTATGACAGTGACAAACCCAAAGAAATGGAAGAGCTTCACTTCAACCCCCGTGAGCAACAAATCAGAGCCACCACCATCCACTCTGAAACAAATGGGCATTCtaaaatgtttgccttttaaattaaatttcaaaatacCAAAACACAGTCAGCCTGCCCTTGCACGCAGCTCACTCGGAAATAATAATACGGCGTCTTCGAACCAAAACCTCAAGCTTAAGGATAACAAAGACGGCTCTGGAGCAAAGAAATTGGAGCCAGCAAAGGTGGAACCTTGCAGGCTTTTGGCTGGTTCCTCCAATTCTCCTTGTAAAGCACGAAGTAAGAGATCATCTTTGCCTGACCGTCTCTCATCTGAAATCCATCCAGCAGGAGATGCAAAATCTAAGCAATTCTGTGATCaggtaaaacaattttttaaaaagcaccaaTGATTAATCTTAGTATTAATTTATGTGCTTTTTAATTTCTATCTGAaacatgatttttctttcaggGTCAGGTAGTTGAAGAGCTTCATCTTGCTCGGTCTGAAAAGAGGCTGGAGGTAAATGTGAAGCAGAGCTACGGTGAACTCACTGGCATGGACATAGATTCTGCTGAGGAAGGAGCCGCAGAAACCAAATGTGAGttttattgtttcctttttaaaatgttgttaagGTTCAAAGATTAACTGTTAAAACACATAACGGATGGACTGTACATccattttctaattattttataaatagaaatgtcaatatctgtgtCCCTGAGATGAGTTGTGGGTCAgtcaaactcagtcagactgCATGAAGAGTGACTGGGGATGGTAACTTTAAAGTTTCAACAGAGATGCTGTGtcagtcaggactttgactgggccatttcaTTAATATACTTTGATGAAAACCATTCATTCACAGTGTAGTTCTCTGCCTCCTAACTGGAGACAATGCAAGTCCTATCTGtagagctgcatgtttttatccagtgttttgttcagttttcacTTGAGCATCAATTGACTTAACTTGTCTTTTCAGACAGGGATCCCAAACAGAAAACCCTAATCCTGGTTCTGGACACCAACATTCTCCTCAGTCACTTggattatgtgaaaaaaatccgATCTTGTGGCCTTGAAGgtattaaatatattgttttcatgACTAAACCTGCTGCTTTTATAGTTCATTTCACATCTTTTATGTTTCTAATTTCTTCGTTGAGATGTAAAATGATTATTaatgaaattgttgtcaaagaGCATTGSCTTCCATCTTTGAAATTAAAAGTATGTGCATTTCTAGTTGCCTTACTGTATGTTAGTTTGGACtcgttaaaacagaaaaataaaaatcagcctcAATCATTATGCATATAAGAACTGGTAGCTTTAACAAGATCAATGCTgttgaaacaaaaagtaattaGCATTTATGGTTGTAATACATCTGTTATAGccataaataataatgaaatgttGACTTTTATTGATGCATACATTCATAGCTGTTTGCTCTTTGTTCTCTCTTAGCATTGGGATTTCCAGTTGTCCTGATCCCCTGGGTGGTTCTACAAGAGCTGGATTcccttaaaaatagaaaaggtcTGTCAGGATCAGTGGCCCACCTTGCAACTCCGGCCATCTCGTTTATTTACACCTCTCTGAAGAAGCGGGACCCCCACCTGTGGGGGCAGTCCATGCAGCAGGCCACTGAGATCAGCAGTGAGTACCGATTTTACTGTACTAATCTGGATAATCAAGTGTTTATCCGGATTTAAAAATTCGCATTTCCTTATTAATTACCTATTCAGTCATTATAGTAAAATGCTGGAAAAACCAGATATGTTCATAAACTGTGTAAAAGTACATCTCAACGTTGCTTTTTGCACCATGAATCTGACTaaacttttgctgttttcaaaaaGCGTTAATTAATGTTAATCATGTtatgttatatatttattacttATGCTAATAATTGAGTTAAATATACATGAAGTGATTAAATAGATtgtacattttcataatttgtgAAGGTCA
It encodes:
- the LOC103461096 gene encoding transcriptional protein SWT1-like, coding for MSKHSKRRKLNRLSSSSGEEETGSNCQNDASKRKSHKRKNDEMDPKSSKKEQKKTQVDSHSSRQIAKPVYRLSTRKEEQKVSPKQGQLKNNGPLQLHGERQSSISRTTREIKTVRRDQSKPNKASCAALLTQTIEKKLQDKSDKKCSQGSYSELKNEQMSNKLDAAEHRDHRQGSEKRNGPAREPSRSPHDSRNIKTQEPISSHYKHFQKWSNMSRDQNTSKNYPYSRSTSVDAKKPPTTVTQKSCISPKPSMTVTNPKKWKSFTSTPVSNKSEPPPSTLKQMGILKCLPFKLNFKIPKHSQPALARSSLGNNNTASSNQNLKLKDNKDGSGAKKLEPAKVEPCRLLAGSSNSPCKARSKRSSLPDRLSSEIHPAGDAKSKQFCDQGQVVEELHLARSEKRLEVNVKQSYGELTGMDIDSAEEGAAETKYRDPKQKTLILVLDTNILLSHLDYVKKIRSCGLEALGFPVVLIPWVVLQELDSLKNRKGLSGSVAHLATPAISFIYTSLKKRDPHLWGQSMQQATEISNGLNTKNNDDRVLQCCLQYQNMYPECVLILCTNDKNLSNKAVLSGVTALSKVDLEAGVRRSKNGHQFLLDVQSPVPSRLSHNISTSRSR